The genomic window CGCGTCCTTCGTTAAGCTGCTGAATTAGCGCCAGCAGCTCGTCCGTCGTGGAGCTAATCGGCAATCGATGAAGCCGGCTCTCGATGCCGACCCGCTGGCAGGCGAGCCGTTTGTTGCGCACGTAAACCTCGCTCGCCGGGTTGTCGCCAACCAGCACGGCCGCAAGGCAAGGCGTCACGCCGCTGTTGGCGACAAACTCCGCGACCTCGGCGGTCAGTTCAGTCTGAATCTGTTCGGCAAGCTGCTTGCCGTTGAGGAGGACCGCTGTCACGGATACAACCTTCATCGGGGCGTGAAAGACCGCTTCATTCTAACGCCGCGATCCAGGGCGTCATCCCCTGAGCCAGAGCGAGCCAAACGCGCCTGCCCAATGCAGCGCGTGCAGGGCGAGGCAGGCGTAGGCGCCGGCGGCCCAATCGTCGGCCATGATTCCCAACCCGTCGGGGAGTTGCTCAAGCTGCCGGGCCGGCGGCGGCTTGGTGATGTCAAACAGACGATGCAGCGCGAAACCCGCGGCGAGGATGATTGGTTGTTGAAGCGCGATCCGAGGCACGAGAAAAAAGGCGATCGGCATCGTGGCGATCTCGTCGAATACGATCGCGCCCGGGTCTTTCACGCCGCCAAACTTCCGCGCGGCGGCGGTACAAAGCGGAATGCCGACGAGATTGATCGCGACGATCGCGGCAACCTGCAACCAAATCTCCGGCAGAAAACTGATCGCCCAGCTTAGCGGCAAGCCCCAGAGCGCTCCGAAGGTGCCCGGCGCCCAAGGAATTCGCCCGGCCCAAAATCCGGTCGCCAGCACGACTGACAGCGCCCGCCAGTCCACAGGTCCGGTCGGCTTTTCACTTTTTCCATAAGCGCCCATAGCCGGATGCTACCGGCAGTTAGAGCGATGAGAAAGAGGAGGGACGCGATTTTTGGGGTTCAAGTCGCCACAGGTGCGTCTGCGGATACAATAGGCACCGTCATTTCGCCGAATACGTCCGGCAATCGGCTAGCCGGATTTTGAGCAGCGACTAGAATGATGTCAATCGTCGTGCGTTGGAGCGACTTATGGCGAAGGCCCAGATTCAACCTGCCGTGGCGTCGCCGCAACCCGCCATGCCGCCGAGTATCGAGCCGCACCCAGTAGTTTCACCGCAATCGCAAGCTGACGGCAATGCCGCTGCAATTTCTGCAACGCCCCGGCGGCACCGACGCCGAAAGTGGCTCATCGCCGGAGCGGCAGTCATCGGGATCGCGATTCTCGTCCTGGTCGGCATACCGATGATTCGCGAAGCCCTGACCACGGTCTCCACCGACGATGCCTACGTCAATGGACACGTGACGTTTGTCGCCCCGCGCGTGGCAGGGCAAGTGACGCAGGTGCTGGTGGATGACAACAACCGTGTTCGCGCCGGTGATTTGCTGGTTCAATTGGACCCGAAACCGTATCAGGTGCAGGTCGAATTGGAAAAGGCGGCATTGGACGCCGCCAAGACCGACCTGGCCGGCGCCCAATCGCAAGTGCGCGGTTACGCGGCCCAAGCCCGCAGCCTGCGATTCAAGCTCCAGCACACCATCGAGGACATCGACAACCAGATTGCGTTGCTGCGGGCCAAAGTCGCGCAGCTTGCAACCAAGCAAGCCACGCTCGCCCGGGCCAAGGCCGATTACGAGCGCGGCAAGAAGCTCGTGGAATCGCGGGCCATCGCTCAAGAGGACTTCGACCAGCGACAGGCGGCCTTTCGCGTGGCGGAAGCCGACATGAACGAAGCGCTGGAAGAGGTGTATCAGTCGCGGGCGTCGCTCGGCTTGCCGCGGGAGCCGCCTGATGGAAAGGACTTGAGCCAGGTCCCGCCGGACCTCGATCAAACTGCCTCCGCAGTGCGCGAGGCCCTGTATGCCATGATTCAAAGCGCGGCGTTGTTGGGAGTTTATCCGTCGTCGTACGAACTTACTCCGAAGCGGACGATCGAGGAGTTCATGCGCCGCGATCCCAGCGCCGACGTGAATCGAATCTACGAAAAACTGCTCCTCGGTGCGCCGGCCGTCAAGCAGGCCGAGACCCGAGTGGCGATGGCGCAGGCCAACTTGGACCAGGCCGAGCTGAATCTCAGCTACTGCAAAATCTACGCGGTCATCGACGGCGTCGTCACGCGACGGAACGTCAACCCCGGCAATAATGTGCAAGTGGGCCAAGGCCTGATGGCCGTCCGCTCGCTGACCGAGATTTGGATCGACGCCAATTTCAAGGAAACGCAGCTCGATTGGCTGCGAATCGGCCAGCCCGCAGACCTGGTTGTCGATATGTATGTTGGCCGCCGCGTGTTCAAGGGGCGGGTTTCGGGCTTCACGATGGGCACCGGCTCGACGCTGTCGCTCTTGCCAGCGGAGAACGCCACGGGTAACTTCGTGAAAGTCGTGCAGCGATTGCCGGTGCGAATCGATCTCGTCGAGCCGAACCCGGAGGACAGCCCGCTGTTCATCGGGCTTTCCGTCACGCCGTATGTTCACGTCAACGAACAGCCGACGGGCCCCGAGGCGGGGAAATTCCTTCAGCCGCACGTGGTTGCGGCGGCAGTCGAAAGCGTCGCGCCGAATTCGACCGGCGCCGGCGGCGCTGCGATTCCGGCCGGCCCGTCGCGGC from Pirellulales bacterium includes these protein-coding regions:
- a CDS encoding phosphatidylglycerophosphatase A — translated: MDWRALSVVLATGFWAGRIPWAPGTFGALWGLPLSWAISFLPEIWLQVAAIVAINLVGIPLCTAAARKFGGVKDPGAIVFDEIATMPIAFFLVPRIALQQPIILAAGFALHRLFDITKPPPARQLEQLPDGLGIMADDWAAGAYACLALHALHWAGAFGSLWLRG
- a CDS encoding HlyD family secretion protein, producing the protein MAKAQIQPAVASPQPAMPPSIEPHPVVSPQSQADGNAAAISATPRRHRRRKWLIAGAAVIGIAILVLVGIPMIREALTTVSTDDAYVNGHVTFVAPRVAGQVTQVLVDDNNRVRAGDLLVQLDPKPYQVQVELEKAALDAAKTDLAGAQSQVRGYAAQARSLRFKLQHTIEDIDNQIALLRAKVAQLATKQATLARAKADYERGKKLVESRAIAQEDFDQRQAAFRVAEADMNEALEEVYQSRASLGLPREPPDGKDLSQVPPDLDQTASAVREALYAMIQSAALLGVYPSSYELTPKRTIEEFMRRDPSADVNRIYEKLLLGAPAVKQAETRVAMAQANLDQAELNLSYCKIYAVIDGVVTRRNVNPGNNVQVGQGLMAVRSLTEIWIDANFKETQLDWLRIGQPADLVVDMYVGRRVFKGRVSGFTMGTGSTLSLLPAENATGNFVKVVQRLPVRIDLVEPNPEDSPLFIGLSVTPYVHVNEQPTGPEAGKFLQPHVVAAAVESVAPNSTGAGGAAIPAGPSRPPAADLPTAPAPTGLPLPQSPMK